One Sebaldella sp. S0638 DNA segment encodes these proteins:
- a CDS encoding major capsid protein: MPILDENNKFLREIRKRQGVMDAVTVDVTTPFLDLFKGEEITSAAREIEYTELIETEEVAPLSPEDDYLGEHTKKDEDYTDNIIVPGVFKAEYTLTADDALRVKQGASMYVNNALVKAEDGVMYKAARRNKIKILKGQNLVCAKVLDIGEYSATNNPNKTIKFDLRSLITKTINTSNPFVNYFVEQHQKYCNENGFAPNKVLIGSKIVDHLLKDEKFMRQAEALQLGEINKSNVNIVIARIFNVLLEQANTTYDPFDDIVIANDNRMTLLNTTKLHRGYAGIKQMIGDMPGYVDGRYVLETKIDKDNKVRKEIAYSRFTPIIVAKRSVRRIDITFA; encoded by the coding sequence ATGCCAATATTAGACGAGAACAATAAATTTTTAAGAGAGATAAGAAAAAGACAAGGAGTAATGGATGCGGTAACAGTGGATGTAACAACACCATTTTTAGATTTATTCAAAGGAGAAGAAATAACTTCAGCAGCAAGGGAAATAGAATATACGGAATTAATAGAAACAGAAGAAGTAGCACCATTATCACCGGAAGACGATTATCTGGGGGAACATACTAAAAAAGATGAGGATTATACAGATAATATAATTGTACCTGGAGTATTTAAGGCAGAATACACATTAACAGCAGATGATGCCTTAAGGGTAAAACAGGGAGCATCCATGTATGTAAATAATGCTCTTGTAAAAGCCGAAGACGGTGTAATGTATAAAGCAGCAAGAAGAAATAAGATAAAGATACTGAAAGGGCAGAACTTAGTATGTGCCAAAGTGTTGGATATAGGAGAATATTCAGCTACAAATAATCCAAATAAAACAATAAAATTTGACCTTAGAAGTCTGATAACAAAGACAATTAATACATCAAATCCATTTGTAAATTACTTTGTAGAACAGCATCAGAAATACTGTAATGAAAATGGATTTGCTCCAAATAAAGTACTGATAGGTTCAAAAATAGTGGACCACTTACTAAAAGATGAAAAATTTATGAGACAGGCAGAAGCTCTGCAATTAGGAGAAATAAATAAGAGTAATGTAAATATAGTAATAGCAAGAATATTCAATGTTCTGCTGGAACAGGCAAACACAACATATGATCCATTTGATGATATTGTAATAGCCAATGATAACAGAATGACACTTCTAAATACAACAAAACTACATAGGGGTTACGCAGGAATAAAGCAGATGATAGGAGATATGCCGGGTTATGTTGATGGTAGATATGTATTAGAAACAAAAATAGACAAAGATAATAAAGTCAGAAAAGAGATAGCATATTCAAGATTTACTCCTATTATTGTAGCGAAAAGGTCAGTAAGAAGAATAGATATAACTTTTGCATAG